From Streptomyces sp. NBC_01551:
TCATTGTCGACAGCACCTGCACAGATCGGCTCGGACGCTACCAGCGCGAGTTCCCCGCCCCGGTCCCCTGCCGGTAATCGCGAACGGACGTACAAGACCCCGATTTGATTACCGGGGAATGACCGCTTCCCCTCGGCCTTTCCCGCACGGGGGCGGGCGTTCTCGTGTCACGGCCGCCGGGGCCCCGCGACCCTTCGCTGCGGGCCGCGGAGAGCAGGAACTCGACCAGCTGCTCATTGGTGATCCGCTCGGGCCGGTCCAGCGTGACCGTCGTGGTGTGGCTCTTGCCGCCGGCCCAGGACGGCCTGCGAGCCAGCAGCTCGGGCCCGGCGCAGGCGACCACGAACAGCGGCCCGGCACCGGCGGAGTCCGCCAGTTCCCCGACGGCGTCCAGGGCCGCGTCCGGGACGTGGTGCAGGTCGTCGACGCACAGCACCAGGGGGCGCCGCTGCGCGGCCTCCAGCAGGAACTCCCGCCATACGTCGAGGACTTCCTCCGGGCTCGGCGCCTCGGAGCGGCCGTCGGCGCGGCCGGGGTATTCGGCGCTGCCGCGAACATCAGCGCTGCCGCGAACATCGGCGCCACCGTGGACGTCGGCGCCACCGCTGGCGATGAGGGCCCGCAGCCGGGGCAGCCGCTGCTCCACCGTCCGCGCGGAGAGGTAGAGGGCGCGTACCTCGCGCTCCAGGGCGGCCAGCGCGGTGGCCTCGTCGTCCTCGGGCCTGATGCCGCAGTACGCCGCGAGGAGCCGGCCCGGCACCGCCAGCGGCATGGCGCCGCCGCCTTCGGGGGCGCGTGCGCTCAGGACGAGGGGCGCGTCCGGCTGCTCGGCGACCCAGCGCCCGAACTCGCCCAGCAGCCGGCTCTTCCCGGTGCCGCTCTCGCCGAGGACCGTGACCAGATGGGGCACGGCGCGGTGCCGGGTGCGCTTCACCAGGCCGCGCAGGACGTCGAGTTCGACCGCCTGCTCGGCGGACTCCGCGCCGTCGGCCCCGCCGGCGCTCGCCCCCAGCGCGTGCCAGCTCACGGTCGGCGCGTCACAACGGCGGTAGCGGACGGCGCGTTCGCTCGCGCGGCGGACGGCGTCGCTGACCCGCACCTCGCCCGCGGGCACGTCGCACAGCAGCGCCTGGGACTCGTCGAGGACCGCTCCGACGGCGGTCGGCGCCCGCTCCCGGCCGCGCCGACGCAGCAGCACCTCGCCCGTCGTCACCGCGGCGTGCACCGTCGACCGGGCGGTCTCGGAGCCCGCTCCCGCCGGAACGTCGAGGACGTCGCGGATCGCGAGGGCCGCGAGAACGGCCTGGCGCGCGTCGTCCTCGTGCGGGTCGTCGAGCCCGAACAGGCCCAGGGACACCGAGCCGATGGAGGCGGTCACGGTGCCGCCGAAGCGCTCGATCTGCTCCTTGACGAGCAGCGCGGCCCCGTCGAGGAGGTCGTCGAGTTCCCGGTCGACGCCGCTGCCGAGCGAGGGCGCGATACGGGTGCGCACGGAGACGACACTGACCTGGCGGCGCTCGGTGCTCGCGCGCGGCTGCGCCGCGTCGGCGCCCGGCTCCTCGCTCCCGGCCCACGTCGGCTGCTGCGCGGCGGCCGGACGCGGGAGGTGCACCGGAGCCGGAGTGTCGCGTACCGGCGCGGCGAGCGTGACGTGCTCCCGGGCGCCGCCCTCACCCTTCGCCCCGTACGGGGGCGGGGCGTACCGGGCCGGCGCGCGGCCGAGGGCGAGCGCCGGGTCCTGGGTGAGGATCCGCTGCTGGAGCCGCTGCAGACCGCGGCCCGGCTCAAGGCCCAGGTCCTCGACGACCACGGCCCGTACGCGGCTGTAGACGCCGAGCGCGTCGGCCTGTCGGCCGCACCGGTACAGGGCGAGCATCAGCTGGGCGCACGAGCGCTCCCGCAGCGGCTCGGCCCGCACCGTGGTCTCCAGCTCCGAGAGGACCTCGTGGTGGCGGCCGCAGGCCAACTGCGCCTCGAAGTAGTCCTCCAGCACGTCCAGGCGGGTGTTCTGCACCGCGGCCAGTTCGTGCCACTCGACCCCCCGCTCCACCAGGTCGGCGAGGGCGGGCCCGCGCCACAGCGCCAGCGCGTCGCGCAGCAGCGACGCCGCCGCCTCCGGGTGGCCCTTGGCCAGCTTGTCCCGGCCCTGGGCGACCCAGCTGTGGAAGAGGTGCAGGTCCACCCGCTCCGGATCGACCCGCATCATGTAGCCGGGCGGCTGGGTCAGCAGCGCCGCGCCCGCCGGGTTGCCCGCGCCGTGTGCGGACGACAGCACGCCGCGCAGGCCGTAGACCGCGTTCTGCAGGATCTTGCGTGCCGTCACGGGGGCTTCGTCCACCCCCCACAGGGCGTTCAGCAGGCGGCTGGTGGCCACCACCTTGTTCGGCTGGAGAAGCAGGAAGCCGAGCGTGGCGCGCTGCTTGGTGCCGCCGAGCACCACCGTCCTGTCGTTGTCGACCACTTCCATCGGACCCAGCAATCGGAACTGCATCGAATCGAATCCCCCGGTCATCCGCCCAAGATCACGTCATCAGACTGCAAGACGCCGGTCCAAGCGCACACAAATCTCGGACAAGCCGGTTCAGGAGACGGTCAGGTTCGGGGAAGGGGCAGATCGACGGCCGTCAGGTCCCCGGTGAGCGCCCCGGCCACTGCCCTGGCCAGCGCGGGCAGCTGCCCGTCCAGGTAGAAGTGGCCGCCGGGGAAGACGTCGAGGCTGGTCGGCGCGGTGGTGAAGTCCCGCCAGGCGGACGCCTGGGCCACGCTCACCACCGGGTCGCTGTCGCCGACGTACACGCTGAACGGGACGTCCAGCGGCTCCCCTTCCCGCCACGCGTACGCCCCGATCGCCCGGTAGTCGGCGCGTAGGGCGGGCATGACCATCTGCCGCAGCTCCGGGTCGTCCAGGACGGCCGGCGTGGTCCCGCCGAGCCGGCGCACCGCCGCCAGCACGTCGGCGTCCGTGGACATCCGGTCGTGCCGGCCGGGGTGGAGCGTCGGGGCTCCCCTGCCGGACAGGAACAGCCGGACGGGCCCGGCGACGCCGAGATCCCTGAGCCGGCGGGCGGTCTCGTAGGCGAGGAGGGCGCCCATGCTGTGCCCGAAGAAGGCGTACGTGCCGCGCAGTTCGCGGCTCACCTCGGCGGCGAGGGAGTCGGCGAGCTCCCCGATGTCGGCGACCGGCCGCTCGCTCCTGCGGTCCTGACGGCCGGGATACTGCGCGGCGAGGATCCCGACGCCGGGCGCGAGCGCGCGGGCCAGCGGCAGGTAGGCGCTGGCCGCGCCGCCCGCGTGGGGAAAGCACACCAGCGTGGCCCGGCTCGCGGAGGCGGAGTTCCCTCCGGGAGGAGCGAACCTGCGAAACCACTCGCTGCCCATGCCGCGTTCCCCGTTTCCGTCACTCGCCGTCGCCCACCGCCGGGGCCGAACGGCACCCACGATCCGGCCCGACGCTCAACGCGCGTCCAAACACCGCACAAAGCCGCTGCTCGGACGGGGCGGGAACGGAATCAGCAGTAGGCGGGATTCCCGCAGATCCCCGCCATGTCCCGGTAGCCGGACCACCCCTCGCCCCGGGCACACGCCGCCGCGCCGCTCCCCTCGGGGCTCAGGTGCTCCCGCGCCGCCTCGGTCGACAACTGGGGCAGCATCAGCCGCCAGAAGCGCGTGACGGCGCGCCGCGCCTCCCACTCCACGCCGGTGCGGTTCAGGACGTCGAAACCGGCGCACACGGCCGCGATGGTGAACACGGCGTCCTCGATCGCCACGCCCGGTTCGAGGCTGCCCTGGTCCCTGGCCACGGTGAGCATCAGCTGGACCCAGTCCTGCCAGTGCTCCCACAGGTTGACGACGCTGTGCCAGGTCCGGTCGCAGCCGAGGCCGAACCCCGCGCGCAGCACCGGGTCGTCGCGCAGGGTGCGGGCGAGGGTGTGCGAGGTGTCGATGAGGAGCTGGAGCGGGGCGGGGTGGCGCAGCGGCACCTGCCCGGTGACGTGCAGCAGCACCTGGGCCGCGACCAGTTCGACCGCTTCCCCGAGCGCCTTCTTGTTCTTGAAGTGGAAGTGCAGCGCTCCGTTGCTCACACCGGCCCGGGAACTGATCGTGGCGATGGACGCCTCGCCGTAGCCGACGCGGTCGAACGCCTCGGCGGCCGAGCGGATCAGTTCCTGGCGAGTGCGAAGGGCACGGTGCTGCCTGGCCATGTGGCGCTCCGATGGAAGGTCGTGATCAGTTTCTGCGCACGAGAACATGCCACAGAGTAATCGCGGGTAACCAGCGGGTAAGTTCTGCCGAGAACAGCCTGACCGGACCCTGACCGTCTACGTCCCGGCCACCCGCCCCCCTCGCAGGACGGCGCACTCCCCCTCAGCCCCGGGAAACACGCCCCCAACCGGCCACGCACACCACACACCCCCCTCCCCCCATGGCCGGGACACCCCGCCCCCCGGCCCCCCAACCTGGCGCGAAACCACACCCTTCACCCCGACGACTCCGCCACCCGCGCCGACCCCGGGAGCAGACCCTGATCACCGCCAAGGCCGCCGGGGCCGACTTCACGGACACCCACCAGAGCGACGCGTCTGCCGTGCCGGAGCCGCGAGCGCACCGTGAGACCTCACCCACCGACCGTAGTCCGGTACTGATCGGCCCAAC
This genomic window contains:
- a CDS encoding ScbR family autoregulator-binding transcription factor, producing the protein MARQHRALRTRQELIRSAAEAFDRVGYGEASIATISSRAGVSNGALHFHFKNKKALGEAVELVAAQVLLHVTGQVPLRHPAPLQLLIDTSHTLARTLRDDPVLRAGFGLGCDRTWHSVVNLWEHWQDWVQLMLTVARDQGSLEPGVAIEDAVFTIAAVCAGFDVLNRTGVEWEARRAVTRFWRLMLPQLSTEAAREHLSPEGSGAAACARGEGWSGYRDMAGICGNPAYC
- a CDS encoding BTAD domain-containing putative transcriptional regulator, which encodes MQFRLLGPMEVVDNDRTVVLGGTKQRATLGFLLLQPNKVVATSRLLNALWGVDEAPVTARKILQNAVYGLRGVLSSAHGAGNPAGAALLTQPPGYMMRVDPERVDLHLFHSWVAQGRDKLAKGHPEAAASLLRDALALWRGPALADLVERGVEWHELAAVQNTRLDVLEDYFEAQLACGRHHEVLSELETTVRAEPLRERSCAQLMLALYRCGRQADALGVYSRVRAVVVEDLGLEPGRGLQRLQQRILTQDPALALGRAPARYAPPPYGAKGEGGAREHVTLAAPVRDTPAPVHLPRPAAAQQPTWAGSEEPGADAAQPRASTERRQVSVVSVRTRIAPSLGSGVDRELDDLLDGAALLVKEQIERFGGTVTASIGSVSLGLFGLDDPHEDDARQAVLAALAIRDVLDVPAGAGSETARSTVHAAVTTGEVLLRRRGRERAPTAVGAVLDESQALLCDVPAGEVRVSDAVRRASERAVRYRRCDAPTVSWHALGASAGGADGAESAEQAVELDVLRGLVKRTRHRAVPHLVTVLGESGTGKSRLLGEFGRWVAEQPDAPLVLSARAPEGGGAMPLAVPGRLLAAYCGIRPEDDEATALAALEREVRALYLSARTVEQRLPRLRALIASGGADVHGGADVRGSADVRGSAEYPGRADGRSEAPSPEEVLDVWREFLLEAAQRRPLVLCVDDLHHVPDAALDAVGELADSAGAGPLFVVACAGPELLARRPSWAGGKSHTTTVTLDRPERITNEQLVEFLLSAARSEGSRGPGGRDTRTPAPVRERPRGSGHSPVIKSGSCTSVRDYRQGTGAGNSRW
- a CDS encoding thioesterase II family protein, which encodes MGSEWFRRFAPPGGNSASASRATLVCFPHAGGAASAYLPLARALAPGVGILAAQYPGRQDRRSERPVADIGELADSLAAEVSRELRGTYAFFGHSMGALLAYETARRLRDLGVAGPVRLFLSGRGAPTLHPGRHDRMSTDADVLAAVRRLGGTTPAVLDDPELRQMVMPALRADYRAIGAYAWREGEPLDVPFSVYVGDSDPVVSVAQASAWRDFTTAPTSLDVFPGGHFYLDGQLPALARAVAGALTGDLTAVDLPLPRT